The Misgurnus anguillicaudatus chromosome 21, ASM2758022v2, whole genome shotgun sequence genome includes a window with the following:
- the LOC129440988 gene encoding E3 ubiquitin/ISG15 ligase TRIM25-like, with protein sequence MARSLTIEQILCGICLTELTDPVTTSCEHNFCKVCIETCWENGELYLCPVCRTEFETKPELNINKALAKFVTDHMKMQKKKKPNVLCDFCCERKLRAVKSCLQCVASFCETHLESHKTSPRRMKHKLIDPVENLEDYFCGKHEKPLEMFCRDDQTFLCLFCTTTEHKTHDCVPIEQESSHRKIKVKDKHKAVKKMIKERCEKMKQIKNVANINKRNGERDKACSVELFTTLIRSIVRCQSELLEVMEQKQKAAETHAEDLIKELEQEIAELKMRDIELENLLKTEDHIHLLQTYSSVCSPLQFKSWNNISIDTDLNTETLKKTLKCLEEKNPNGTEKVF encoded by the exons ATGGCTCGTTCACTCACTATTGAGCAGATCCTCTGTGGTATATGTCTGACCGAGTTGACTGACCCAGTCACCACTTCATGTGAACACAACTTCTGTAAAGTCTGTATTGAAACATGCTGGGAGAACGGAGAGCTTTATTTATGTCCAGTATGTAGGACAGAATTTGAAACTAAGCCAGAACTGAATATTAATAAGGCACTTGCAAAGTTTGTTACTGACCACATGAAGATGCAAAAGAAGAAAAAACCAAACGTTCTGTGTGACTTTTGCTGTGAACGTAAGCTAAGGGCCGTGAAGTCGTGTTTGCAATGTGTGGCTTCTTTTTGTGAGACTCACCTTGAGAGTCACAAAACGTCACCGAGACGCATGAAACACAAACTGATCGACCCTGTGGAGAACCTGGAagattatttctgtggtaaacaCGAGAAACCATTGGAGATGTTTTGCAGAGATGATCAGACCTTTCTATGTCTGTTCTGCACAACAACAGAACATAAGACTCACGACTGTGTTCCTATAGAGCAAGAAAGTTCACACAGGAAG ATTAAAGTGAAAGATAAACATAAGGCTGTCAAAAAAATGATCAAGGAAAGATGCGAGAAGATGAAGCAGATAAAAAACGTAGCAAATATTAACAAG AGAAACGGCGAGAGAGATAAAGCATGCAGTGTTGAGCTCTTTACTACACTGATTCGCTCCATTGTGAGATGTCAGTCTGAGCTGCTGGAGGTGATGGAGCAGAAGCAGAAAGCAGCAGAGACTCATGCTGAAGATCTCATTAAAGAGCTGGAGCAGGAAATCGCCGAGCTAAAGATGAGAGACATCGAGCTGGAGAACCTCTTAAAAACTGAAGATCACATCCACCTCCTTCAG ACGTACTCATCTGTGTGCAGCCCTCTGCAATTCAAGTCCTGGAACAACATCAGCATCGATACTGATCTTAACACAGAAACCCTAAAGAAAACTCTGAAGTgccttgaagaaaaaaatccaaatgGAACTGAAAAGGTTTTTTGA